One Methanoculleus sp. 7T genomic window carries:
- a CDS encoding Hsp20/alpha crystallin family protein — MSDSPADIFQQLNELMKRLMEQGLKEQGDPNRPFAYGFKIVIHDGSTTETPVEGTEPAAEPEVTSSEGTIEPIAEMYTTDDDVTVAVDLPGIEKESIHLSLINGTLTIIAGGNQLTSVEIPTVDADSMQSNYKHGVLEVKFSRGKPIRID; from the coding sequence ATGAGTGACAGCCCAGCAGACATCTTCCAGCAACTAAACGAGCTGATGAAACGCCTCATGGAGCAGGGGCTCAAAGAGCAGGGAGACCCGAACAGGCCGTTTGCTTACGGCTTCAAGATCGTCATCCACGACGGCAGCACGACAGAGACGCCGGTAGAGGGAACGGAACCCGCGGCGGAGCCCGAAGTGACCTCCTCCGAGGGAACCATCGAACCGATCGCAGAGATGTACACGACCGACGACGACGTGACGGTGGCGGTTGATCTCCCGGGCATTGAGAAGGAGAGCATCCACCTGTCACTCATCAACGGCACACTGACGATCATCGCCGGCGGCAACCAACTGACTTCGGTGGAGATACCGACCGTGGATGCCGACTCCATGCAGTCGAACTACAAGCACGGCGTCCTGGAAGTCAAGTTCTCCCGGGGCAAGCCGATCAGGATCGATTGA
- a CDS encoding thioredoxin family protein, producing the protein MGKPVLMDFYAEWCGPCHQQSPIIDKLKERMGDQVDIRKIDVGVDSEQTRQYAAKYDIQFVPTLIIEKDGVLIQKLVGVQDLEKLESILKPLVSQ; encoded by the coding sequence ATGGGAAAACCGGTTTTGATGGACTTCTACGCAGAGTGGTGCGGTCCGTGCCACCAGCAGTCGCCGATCATCGACAAGCTCAAAGAGAGAATGGGCGACCAGGTTGATATCAGAAAGATCGACGTCGGTGTCGATTCCGAACAGACGCGGCAGTACGCCGCGAAATACGACATTCAGTTCGTACCTACGCTCATCATCGAGAAAGACGGGGTGCTCATTCAGAAACTGGTGGGCGTCCAGGATCTCGAGAAGCTCGAGAGCATCTTAAAACCGCTGGTGAGCCAGTGA
- the npdG gene encoding NADPH-dependent F420 reductase, with the protein MKIGIVGGTGDIGEGMALRLSPKYDVIVGSREETKAITTCETCRETLGVRGLECSLIGVTNQRAVDEADIVVLAIPFKHVTPTLKALTGFEDKIVITPVNPIERTDYFYYAPPPEGSAAMMIKGMLPSSATVCAAFNNVAANKWKMLEEELDYSVAVCCDDDGAKKTVMDLVNTVSSLRAYDAGPLAAASIVESVTPLLLNIARFNRMKDVGVKFV; encoded by the coding sequence GTGAAGATCGGCATTGTCGGCGGAACCGGCGATATCGGGGAGGGCATGGCGCTCCGGCTCTCTCCGAAATACGACGTGATAGTGGGCTCGCGTGAAGAAACAAAGGCGATCACAACCTGCGAGACCTGCCGGGAGACCCTGGGGGTCAGGGGACTGGAGTGCAGCCTCATCGGCGTCACCAACCAGCGTGCGGTCGACGAGGCGGATATCGTCGTCCTTGCGATACCGTTCAAGCATGTGACCCCCACCCTGAAGGCCCTGACCGGGTTTGAGGATAAGATCGTCATCACCCCTGTCAACCCGATCGAGCGGACGGATTATTTCTACTACGCCCCTCCGCCAGAGGGTTCGGCGGCGATGATGATCAAGGGGATGCTGCCGTCGAGCGCGACCGTCTGTGCCGCGTTCAACAACGTCGCCGCAAACAAGTGGAAGATGCTCGAAGAAGAGTTGGACTACTCTGTCGCCGTCTGCTGTGACGACGACGGGGCGAAGAAGACCGTAATGGACCTCGTCAACACCGTATCGAGCCTCCGCGCCTACGATGCGGGGCCGCTTGCGGCCGCGTCGATCGTCGAGAGCGTAACGCCCCTCCTTCTCAACATAGCCCGCTTCAATAGGATGAAGGACGTCGGCGTCAAATTTGTATAA
- a CDS encoding archease, with amino-acid sequence MSFEELDHTADVLMRIRGATVNELFSEAGRAMFHVMYGPCEDRGVERRFTLEAEDLESLLIDYLSELLFITDAENLVFCTFDVDIRGTRLSAAVKGEPFDPERHLDGTLIKGVSYFGLEIVKEEEAYVVDVIFDI; translated from the coding sequence ATGAGTTTCGAAGAACTGGACCATACCGCCGACGTGCTCATGCGGATACGGGGCGCAACCGTAAACGAACTCTTCTCCGAGGCAGGCCGGGCCATGTTCCACGTTATGTACGGCCCCTGCGAGGACCGGGGCGTCGAACGGCGGTTCACCCTTGAGGCGGAGGACCTCGAGTCTCTCCTCATCGATTACCTCTCGGAGCTGCTCTTCATCACCGACGCGGAGAACCTTGTCTTCTGCACCTTCGACGTCGATATCCGGGGCACCCGGCTCTCCGCCGCCGTAAAGGGGGAGCCCTTCGACCCCGAGCGGCACTTGGACGGAACGCTTATCAAGGGTGTATCTTACTTCGGGCTCGAAATCGTTAAAGAAGAAGAGGCCTATGTGGTGGACGTCATCTTCGATATCTGA
- a CDS encoding endonuclease dU gives MHIAKSGLRVLGIAESYSGREQSTLAGVVMRKDLLIDGAAFARVTVGGSDATEAVIRLFTGLGRKDVNLLMISGNVIAWYNIIDPAAVQTATGLPVVVVTYEESEGLAEEIRRHFPGDAERLAAYRRLGDRVPVRLHTGYDLFIRPCGLSTEDAAMLCNDFTYEGRVPEPVRVARLIARGVVRSSLCGGSAPDDHDR, from the coding sequence ATGCATATCGCCAAATCGGGGCTCCGGGTCCTCGGCATCGCCGAGAGTTACTCGGGGCGGGAGCAGTCCACGCTTGCCGGGGTCGTCATGCGCAAGGACCTCCTCATCGACGGGGCGGCCTTCGCCCGTGTGACCGTCGGGGGGTCGGATGCGACCGAGGCCGTCATTCGGCTCTTCACCGGCCTCGGCCGCAAAGACGTCAACCTCCTGATGATCAGCGGGAATGTCATCGCGTGGTACAACATCATCGACCCGGCGGCGGTGCAGACGGCGACCGGGCTCCCCGTCGTCGTCGTCACCTACGAGGAGTCGGAGGGGCTCGCGGAAGAGATCCGCCGCCACTTCCCCGGTGACGCCGAGAGGCTCGCCGCATACCGGCGGCTCGGCGACCGTGTTCCCGTCAGGCTCCACACCGGGTACGACCTCTTCATCCGCCCCTGCGGCCTCTCCACCGAGGATGCCGCGATGCTCTGCAACGACTTCACGTACGAAGGAAGGGTGCCCGAACCGGTCAGGGTGGCGCGGCTCATCGCCCGCGGCGTCGTGCGGTCGTCCTTGTGCGGCGGGTCAGCTCCTGACGACCATGACCGTTGA
- a CDS encoding DUF2551 domain-containing protein translates to MRSPSELKKEIETRLKGYLSRDRDGIRHELLSLFVKIKSLTIPQIYGKLQEQFSISYHSVASMVGIIASRIGILRVRRNADGTNTIYELKDQYVDVVTDILGAT, encoded by the coding sequence ATGAGATCACCCTCTGAGCTCAAGAAAGAGATAGAGACTCGACTCAAAGGTTATCTCTCACGGGACCGGGACGGCATCCGGCATGAGCTGCTCAGCCTCTTCGTGAAGATAAAATCCCTGACCATACCTCAGATCTACGGGAAGTTGCAGGAGCAGTTCTCCATCAGTTACCACTCCGTCGCATCCATGGTCGGCATCATCGCATCCCGAATCGGCATCCTGCGCGTGAGGCGGAATGCGGATGGTACGAACACCATTTACGAACTCAAAGACCAGTACGTGGACGTGGTGACCGACATCCTCGGAGCAACATAA
- a CDS encoding LSM domain-containing protein: protein MVNGIVLPVKKVFSLVDSKIVVEIKDDGRKLQGRLVAVDEHLNLHMDETTEYTDDQRGRALGTVVIRGNNILTIAPLL from the coding sequence ATGGTTAACGGCATTGTACTTCCCGTAAAGAAGGTTTTTTCGCTTGTAGACTCTAAAATCGTCGTTGAGATCAAGGACGACGGGAGGAAACTCCAGGGCCGGCTCGTAGCGGTGGACGAACACTTAAACCTCCATATGGACGAGACCACCGAATACACCGACGATCAGCGGGGCCGCGCACTGGGAACCGTCGTCATCAGAGGTAACAATATCCTGACCATTGCACCCCTGCTCTGA
- a CDS encoding helix-turn-helix domain-containing protein: protein MPDQEEEALKVIQSHRQGVLQSELWKLLEIDSRKCSRIVKRLLDAGLIERVEFRSDGIKTYLLRAKKRAIDPCVILAGGEILPCIGCERECVPEECALLLDWMYQLALEELQE from the coding sequence ATGCCCGACCAGGAGGAAGAAGCACTTAAGGTTATCCAATCCCACCGCCAAGGTGTTCTCCAGAGCGAACTCTGGAAGCTCCTTGAGATCGATAGTAGAAAGTGCTCAAGGATTGTGAAGCGGCTGCTGGATGCCGGGTTGATCGAGCGTGTCGAGTTCCGCAGCGACGGCATCAAGACTTACCTACTGCGGGCGAAGAAGCGTGCGATCGATCCGTGCGTCATCCTCGCAGGAGGGGAGATCCTCCCGTGCATCGGCTGCGAGCGGGAATGCGTCCCGGAGGAGTGCGCGCTCCTCCTCGACTGGATGTATCAACTTGCTCTTGAAGAACTTCAGGAGTAA
- the fbp gene encoding fructose-1,6-bisphosphate aldolase/phosphatase: MVKTTVSVIKADIGSFPGHSRTHPKLLEKAAQMLKEAEGSILIDSYVTHCGDDLELIMTHTKGEDNEEIHKLAWDVFMECAKMAKEMKLYGAGQDLLGDAFSGNVKGMGPGVAEMEFEERGSDPVLVFMADKTEPGAWNYFLYRIFADPFSTSGLVIDPSMHQGFTFEVHDVMEKRRIRFNTPEESYSLLAYIGAPSRYVIKYVWKRDGTIAASTSTQRLNLMAGRYVGKDDPVMVIRAQSGFPSVGEVIDPFRTPILVAGWMRGSHHGPFMPVGVCDANCTAFDGPPRVICLGFQVSNGKLIGPADMFDDPAFDRVRDRCCELSDVLRAHGPFEPHRLSLEEMEYTTLPGVEKQFKDRWEDLPPE, translated from the coding sequence ATGGTTAAGACCACCGTGTCCGTGATTAAAGCAGATATAGGCAGTTTCCCGGGGCATTCCCGCACCCACCCGAAGCTCCTCGAAAAGGCCGCCCAGATGCTCAAGGAAGCAGAAGGCAGCATCCTCATCGACTCGTACGTCACCCACTGCGGCGACGACCTCGAGTTGATCATGACGCACACCAAGGGCGAGGACAACGAAGAGATCCACAAACTGGCGTGGGACGTCTTCATGGAATGCGCGAAGATGGCCAAGGAGATGAAACTCTACGGTGCGGGCCAGGACCTGCTCGGAGACGCGTTCAGCGGCAACGTCAAGGGAATGGGGCCCGGTGTCGCCGAGATGGAGTTCGAAGAGCGGGGGTCCGACCCGGTTCTGGTCTTCATGGCCGACAAGACCGAGCCGGGGGCGTGGAACTACTTCCTCTACCGGATCTTCGCCGACCCCTTCAGCACGTCCGGCCTCGTCATCGACCCGTCGATGCACCAGGGGTTCACCTTCGAGGTCCACGACGTCATGGAGAAGCGCAGGATCCGGTTCAATACGCCGGAAGAGTCCTATAGCCTCCTTGCCTACATCGGAGCGCCGAGCCGCTACGTGATCAAGTACGTCTGGAAGAGGGACGGCACGATTGCGGCGTCCACAAGCACCCAGCGACTGAACCTGATGGCCGGCCGGTACGTCGGCAAGGACGACCCGGTCATGGTTATCAGGGCGCAGAGCGGGTTCCCGTCGGTCGGCGAGGTCATCGACCCCTTCAGAACGCCCATCCTCGTGGCCGGCTGGATGCGCGGCTCGCACCACGGGCCGTTCATGCCGGTGGGCGTCTGCGACGCAAACTGCACCGCATTCGACGGACCGCCTCGGGTCATCTGTCTCGGGTTCCAGGTCAGCAACGGGAAGCTGATCGGGCCTGCGGATATGTTCGACGACCCGGCATTCGACCGCGTCCGCGACCGGTGCTGCGAACTCTCCGACGTGCTCCGGGCCCACGGGCCGTTCGAACCGCACCGCCTCTCGCTTGAGGAGATGGAGTACACCACCCTCCCCGGCGTCGAGAAGCAGTTCAAGGACCGCTGGGAAGACCTTCCCCCAGAATAA
- a CDS encoding aldolase: MLDLEFERIGKRLFLEGLVGANFGNMSMRGEGGFYITRTGAYLDAREMPAFVPETGNAPPEASSEYRVHREVYRATPHLAIVHAHPVHAVAASLDADLIRPADSEGGMLCPEIPVVEGKPGTDEIARNVAGALRGGRIVIVRGHGTFAAGKTLDEAYTYTSIAEYACRILFLSGRLRRVV; this comes from the coding sequence ATGCTGGATCTGGAGTTTGAACGGATAGGAAAGCGCCTCTTTCTCGAAGGGCTTGTCGGAGCGAATTTTGGGAACATGAGCATGCGCGGCGAGGGCGGGTTTTACATCACCCGGACCGGCGCCTACCTCGACGCTCGGGAGATGCCGGCCTTCGTCCCGGAGACGGGCAATGCGCCGCCTGAAGCCTCAAGCGAGTACCGGGTCCACCGGGAGGTCTACCGGGCGACCCCGCACCTTGCGATCGTCCACGCCCACCCGGTCCATGCCGTCGCCGCCTCGCTCGACGCAGATCTCATTCGACCGGCCGACAGTGAAGGCGGGATGCTCTGCCCGGAGATCCCAGTCGTCGAGGGGAAGCCTGGGACCGACGAGATCGCACGGAATGTCGCCGGGGCGCTCCGCGGCGGCCGCATCGTCATCGTCCGCGGGCACGGAACATTCGCTGCCGGAAAAACGCTGGACGAGGCGTATACCTACACCTCGATCGCCGAATACGCCTGCCGGATCCTCTTCTTATCTGGGCGGCTTCGGAGGGTTGTGTAA
- a CDS encoding preprotein translocase subunit SecD, translated as MNSETIINLLKDWRVALLIVLVAGSLIGIYLTPPNLQKGLEGNIQFGLDLEGGSWLQMEFQSVVVSYSTDKPVGDLIENLQKSLEADVVQIDADHLEIRKSVSRADLEPIFAASGAKIITYHEGVSSFTADEVKRILNEKVNALGMQDAKINLLTPTGSEYPQYVRIELAGVDMATAQEIVGKQGMFEIRIQTTGNQTEHVLFGDQITSVGVPQRSPGTQEWGVGFTLSDTGAQAFREAALKYGAVDNPRDHHLVMLLDNETVYSAPLSGDLAGELRSGPVRSLSATTGTGDGGLEDAMTLEIHLRAGALPVKVNVVGSGSVPAALGEHFKTMVVLAGLLALLTVGVVVYYRYREASIVLPMLAINLSEIIILLGIARFIQQLDLASIAGLIAVVGTGIDQLVIITDEVLHEGRVPSPNLYMKRYGRAFGIIAVAAATVTIAMLPLALMDLSTLRGFAIITILGVLIGILVTRPAYGKIIMAILSK; from the coding sequence ATGAACAGCGAAACCATCATCAATCTCCTCAAAGACTGGCGGGTCGCCCTGCTGATCGTGCTGGTCGCCGGGTCCCTCATAGGCATCTATCTGACCCCTCCGAACCTGCAGAAGGGGCTTGAAGGGAACATCCAGTTCGGCCTCGACCTTGAGGGCGGTTCATGGCTCCAGATGGAGTTCCAGTCCGTGGTCGTGAGTTACTCTACCGATAAGCCGGTCGGAGACCTCATAGAGAACCTCCAGAAGAGTCTGGAGGCGGATGTCGTCCAGATCGACGCGGACCATCTTGAGATCCGAAAGAGCGTCTCCCGTGCCGATCTCGAACCGATATTCGCAGCATCGGGCGCAAAGATCATCACCTACCATGAGGGGGTATCCTCGTTCACCGCGGATGAAGTGAAACGGATCCTCAACGAGAAGGTGAACGCCCTCGGGATGCAGGACGCAAAGATCAACCTGCTCACCCCGACGGGAAGCGAATATCCGCAGTATGTGCGGATAGAACTCGCCGGCGTGGATATGGCGACGGCGCAGGAGATCGTCGGCAAACAGGGTATGTTCGAGATCCGGATCCAGACGACCGGAAACCAGACCGAGCACGTCCTCTTCGGCGACCAGATCACCAGCGTCGGCGTGCCGCAGAGGAGCCCCGGGACCCAAGAATGGGGCGTCGGGTTCACGCTCTCTGATACGGGCGCCCAGGCGTTCCGTGAGGCCGCCCTCAAGTACGGAGCGGTCGATAACCCAAGGGACCACCACCTCGTGATGCTCCTCGACAACGAGACCGTCTACAGCGCCCCGCTCTCCGGCGACCTTGCAGGGGAGCTCCGGTCGGGCCCGGTCAGGTCGCTCTCGGCCACCACCGGGACCGGCGACGGGGGGCTTGAAGACGCGATGACGCTCGAGATTCACCTGCGGGCCGGGGCCCTGCCGGTGAAGGTGAACGTCGTCGGGTCCGGGTCGGTCCCGGCGGCGCTCGGCGAGCACTTCAAGACGATGGTCGTCCTTGCCGGCCTGCTCGCGCTGCTCACCGTAGGGGTCGTCGTCTACTACCGCTACCGTGAAGCGTCGATCGTGCTCCCGATGCTGGCCATCAACCTCTCCGAGATCATCATCCTGCTCGGCATCGCGAGGTTTATCCAGCAACTTGACCTCGCCTCGATCGCGGGTCTGATAGCGGTGGTGGGTACCGGCATCGACCAGCTTGTCATCATCACGGACGAGGTCTTGCATGAGGGGCGCGTTCCGTCGCCGAACCTCTACATGAAGCGGTATGGGCGGGCCTTCGGCATCATCGCCGTGGCTGCGGCGACCGTCACCATCGCCATGCTCCCGCTGGCGCTCATGGACCTCTCCACCTTGAGAGGCTTTGCCATCATCACCATACTCGGTGTCCTGATCGGTATCTTGGTCACAAGACCCGCGTACGGAAAGATAATCATGGCGATCCTCTCAAAATAA
- a CDS encoding protein translocase subunit SecF — MEFVRYDINKYSPRQMVTLPLVLLLLAGIVLGYTTLTTGLPLKPGIDFAGGTAVTVFTSDSREAIEATFTGYPLLSVGEGVGNGKYITFGPMDDAQYQSLSALINQKYPDAKVDQIGETFGKTLQGQAFLALLLSFIGMTVVVLIAFRNIVPAGAVVLSAFADIAVTAGIMQIIGLPLSLGTTAALLMLIGYSVDSDILLTTRVLKRKGKLDEKLSGAFRTGIIMTTTTLSAIAAMWVVSTLGQIQIISEIASVLLIGLLIDLMNTWMLNAGILKDYVLRSGKK, encoded by the coding sequence ATGGAATTTGTCAGATACGACATTAACAAATACTCTCCGCGGCAGATGGTGACGCTGCCCCTCGTTCTTCTTCTCCTTGCCGGGATTGTGCTTGGCTACACCACGCTCACTACCGGCCTGCCCCTGAAACCGGGCATCGATTTTGCAGGAGGAACGGCGGTCACGGTGTTCACCTCCGACAGCAGAGAGGCGATCGAGGCAACCTTCACGGGATATCCGCTGTTATCGGTGGGTGAAGGTGTCGGCAACGGGAAGTACATCACGTTCGGACCCATGGACGACGCTCAGTACCAGAGCCTCAGCGCGCTCATCAACCAGAAGTACCCTGATGCGAAGGTAGACCAGATCGGCGAGACGTTCGGAAAGACGCTCCAGGGCCAGGCCTTCCTTGCCTTGCTCCTCTCGTTCATCGGGATGACCGTCGTGGTCCTCATCGCGTTTCGGAACATTGTGCCGGCGGGCGCGGTCGTCCTCTCGGCCTTCGCCGATATCGCCGTCACCGCCGGAATCATGCAGATCATCGGCCTCCCGCTCTCCCTCGGGACGACGGCGGCTCTGCTGATGCTGATCGGTTACTCCGTCGACAGCGACATCCTGCTGACCACGCGGGTGCTCAAGCGCAAGGGAAAACTCGATGAAAAACTCTCCGGAGCCTTCAGGACCGGGATCATCATGACAACCACGACGCTCTCGGCGATCGCCGCCATGTGGGTCGTCTCCACGTTGGGGCAGATCCAGATCATCAGCGAGATCGCAAGCGTCCTCCTGATCGGCCTCCTCATCGACCTGATGAATACCTGGATGCTGAACGCCGGGATTCTCAAGGATTACGTCCTTCGGAGCGGTAAGAAATGA
- a CDS encoding type IV pilin yields the protein MGCRIRARPPLSGPRGSRVRRIAADERALSDTHGELLMVAVTIILAALVLLMLLAMIPSWSWAEPPEPPIIITGVLHTSKETGALTWASRVILLNNGSTVYENDCLRAVFYQNGQKIRTVQTLNGHLIIASHHNGVRYLKGPGCRTPYWNPGEEMEVDLADRTLQPGAKVTVAIVDKRTGKVISRHTVRA from the coding sequence ATGGGATGCCGTATTAGGGCCCGGCCGCCCCTCTCCGGCCCGCGGGGGTCTCGGGTAAGGCGCATCGCCGCCGACGAACGTGCTCTCTCCGATACGCACGGCGAGCTCCTGATGGTCGCCGTCACCATCATCCTCGCCGCTCTTGTTCTGCTGATGCTGCTTGCGATGATCCCCTCATGGTCGTGGGCGGAGCCGCCGGAGCCCCCGATCATCATCACCGGGGTCCTGCACACCAGCAAAGAGACCGGGGCCCTGACGTGGGCAAGCCGGGTCATCCTCCTCAACAACGGAAGTACGGTGTATGAGAACGACTGTCTGAGAGCGGTCTTCTATCAGAACGGCCAGAAGATCCGCACCGTCCAGACCTTAAACGGCCATCTCATCATCGCATCGCATCATAACGGCGTACGCTACCTCAAAGGCCCGGGGTGCCGCACCCCCTACTGGAACCCGGGCGAGGAGATGGAGGTGGACCTCGCCGACCGCACGCTCCAGCCGGGTGCAAAGGTCACCGTGGCGATCGTGGACAAACGAACAGGAAAGGTGATCTCAAGGCATACGGTGAGGGCGTGA
- a CDS encoding transglutaminase domain-containing protein encodes MSGERDRSGWAEIPDPPQWVKNAAYEWFVNPEARAQQPVLHLNGESYGYRVFVEEFGGQTRWHYYRKPNRARSCAPHGTSILKVVVVLAVIGAAVLWGGDVYSSVRALAAGPPDAPGIGSPQLTPEDLETGQKTIDYPYVLRGRPGLIRFDAHRGVNDYLSTKYPASFDDERDYWLQFVDESIQDRYLKRLAENIRAAEEKPDDQVRAAISMVQKIPYIDYSFNTAAKYPYHVLYHQNGDCDEKSLLLAYLLRELGYGVAVFEFEEECHMAVGIKAPAAYCYKKTGYAFIETTVPTIPTDAEGDYAGVGKLRSDPKVFVVADGASFEGIWREYTDAAEWNKIQGMGRVLDQYNYGRYRNLAQWYGMPY; translated from the coding sequence ATGTCCGGCGAACGCGACAGGTCCGGGTGGGCAGAGATCCCGGACCCCCCTCAATGGGTCAAGAATGCGGCGTATGAATGGTTTGTGAACCCGGAGGCGCGGGCACAACAGCCGGTGCTCCACCTGAACGGCGAGTCATACGGTTACCGCGTTTTTGTGGAGGAGTTTGGAGGCCAGACGCGCTGGCACTACTATCGGAAGCCGAACCGTGCGCGCAGCTGCGCACCGCACGGAACCTCTATTCTTAAGGTCGTCGTCGTCCTTGCCGTCATCGGCGCGGCGGTCCTCTGGGGCGGAGATGTCTATTCATCGGTACGGGCGCTGGCCGCCGGACCTCCGGACGCACCGGGCATCGGTTCGCCCCAACTCACGCCCGAAGACCTCGAGACCGGGCAGAAGACCATCGACTACCCCTACGTCCTCCGCGGCAGACCGGGGCTGATCCGGTTCGATGCCCATCGGGGCGTCAACGACTACCTTTCTACGAAGTACCCGGCCTCGTTCGACGACGAACGCGACTACTGGCTCCAGTTCGTCGACGAGAGCATCCAAGACCGATACCTGAAGCGGTTGGCCGAGAATATCCGTGCGGCGGAGGAGAAACCCGACGACCAAGTGCGGGCAGCGATCAGCATGGTCCAGAAGATCCCCTACATCGATTACTCGTTCAACACGGCGGCAAAGTATCCCTATCATGTGCTCTACCACCAGAACGGGGACTGCGACGAGAAGTCGCTGCTGCTCGCGTACCTCCTCCGAGAACTGGGATACGGCGTTGCGGTATTCGAGTTCGAGGAGGAGTGCCATATGGCCGTGGGCATCAAGGCGCCTGCGGCCTACTGCTACAAGAAGACCGGGTATGCGTTCATCGAGACCACCGTGCCGACCATCCCGACCGATGCCGAAGGGGACTATGCAGGGGTCGGAAAGTTGAGATCGGACCCGAAGGTCTTCGTCGTAGCGGACGGAGCCTCCTTTGAGGGGATCTGGCGGGAGTACACCGACGCCGCCGAGTGGAACAAGATACAAGGCATGGGCAGAGTGTTGGACCAGTACAATTACGGCCGGTATCGGAACCTGGCCCAGTGGTATGGGATGCCGTATTAG
- the aglJ gene encoding S-layer glycoprotein N-glycosyltransferase AglJ, with amino-acid sequence MRIERDEVCIFIPTLNEAPTIGTLVEEFKQRGFEHILVMDGNSTDNTPDIARAAGATVRTQTGKGKGNAIIEAVEIIDKPYVLMLDGDGTYSPEDAERMLEPLALGFDHAIGDRLVNPDAGAFTRLNLLGNQILNLMFKIAHGKDLRDILSGYRAFTLRSIRQMTLTEAGFEIETEMAVEAIRNGQRVTVVPVKYLARPGTVTKLNPFQDGVRIFSTIYRLAKMNNPIFYFGIIGLFISLAGGVVGIYVVLEWLKNIEHLPLTILTVLLITIGFQIFMFGVISDMLLGFHRETIHQIEQLHNPPKPPR; translated from the coding sequence ATGAGAATCGAGCGCGATGAGGTATGCATCTTCATCCCCACGCTGAACGAGGCCCCGACGATCGGCACGTTGGTCGAAGAGTTCAAGCAGCGTGGTTTTGAGCACATCCTCGTCATGGACGGGAACAGCACCGACAACACCCCCGATATCGCACGGGCTGCAGGGGCGACGGTCCGGACGCAGACGGGAAAGGGAAAGGGCAACGCCATCATCGAGGCCGTGGAGATCATCGATAAGCCGTACGTGCTCATGCTCGACGGCGACGGCACCTACTCGCCGGAAGACGCCGAGAGGATGCTCGAACCGCTCGCCCTCGGGTTCGACCACGCCATCGGCGACCGTCTCGTCAACCCCGACGCAGGGGCGTTCACCCGGTTAAACCTCCTCGGCAACCAGATCCTCAACCTGATGTTCAAGATTGCCCACGGAAAAGACCTCCGCGACATCCTCTCCGGCTACCGCGCCTTTACTCTTCGCTCGATCCGGCAGATGACCCTTACGGAGGCGGGGTTCGAGATCGAGACCGAGATGGCGGTCGAGGCGATAAGGAACGGGCAGCGGGTCACGGTCGTCCCGGTCAAATACCTCGCGCGGCCCGGCACCGTCACCAAACTGAACCCCTTCCAAGACGGCGTCAGGATATTCTCAACCATATATCGGCTTGCAAAGATGAACAACCCGATATTTTACTTCGGGATCATCGGCCTCTTCATATCGCTTGCCGGGGGCGTTGTCGGCATATATGTCGTTCTCGAGTGGCTCAAGAACATCGAGCACCTGCCGCTCACCATCCTCACGGTCCTTCTGATCACCATAGGCTTTCAGATCTTCATGTTCGGGGTTATCAGCGACATGCTGCTTGGGTTTCACCGCGAGACCATCCACCAGATCGAACAGTTACACAACCCTCCGAAGCCGCCCAGATAA
- a CDS encoding universal stress protein: MFKTILVAVDGSEISRRALEEALAVARAMQASVHAVHVVQTGMYPTLILNELEPPDIAQQAVLDSLEREADEILADAERRATAAGAKLAIHKRWGHPGAEITALAQELGADLTVVGSHGRGRVDRFFLGSVSSYVVDHATSTVMVVRS, from the coding sequence ATGTTCAAAACGATACTCGTGGCGGTCGACGGGTCGGAGATCAGCCGCCGGGCGCTTGAAGAGGCGCTGGCAGTCGCCCGCGCCATGCAGGCCTCCGTGCATGCCGTGCACGTCGTCCAGACCGGCATGTATCCCACGTTGATCCTCAACGAGCTCGAACCTCCCGATATCGCCCAGCAGGCGGTCCTCGACTCGCTCGAACGGGAAGCGGACGAGATCCTTGCCGACGCGGAGCGGCGGGCTACCGCGGCCGGTGCCAAACTTGCCATCCACAAGCGCTGGGGGCATCCGGGAGCCGAGATCACAGCACTGGCGCAGGAACTCGGCGCCGATCTGACCGTGGTCGGGTCTCACGGCAGGGGCAGGGTCGACCGTTTCTTCCTCGGGAGCGTCAGTTCGTACGTCGTCGATCACGCGACGTCAACGGTCATGGTCGTCAGGAGCTGA